One Gemmatimonadota bacterium DNA window includes the following coding sequences:
- a CDS encoding cupin domain-containing protein, whose amino-acid sequence MMSIRVRNWRDQAPYVGHISALVWTLYQSHDKDETSPPEINRLHGINSFVKHGLQGHQHSDHHQHDAIEQLYFILRGRGQLLIGDDKVDVRDGTAVYMPVNVPHQAFNDGEGWMEHLIVSCPLEEIREGTPAVRDWRDVHPVVLEGGTVSWPLLRREEDAPAGEGGVLQRVQSVTRYAVQGRQGTAWQQLDGIELVHYVLSGYGIVEDLDGDRQLVTEGSAVHVLPGVAHRFANQSEGWLEYVTFAVETGEVEAPDESDEFDESKEPVVEYGVEEVAEAAVVAEVDWDDADTVETEEEIEEDGTDDEADDEVESAQSEDEDEDEAEAEDEAEVAVEAAVDDEAGGDGIEDEAGESAVADEEYEADEADEDIEVVEEGNGEDGEDAEEVGAESTETTDDSEPEAAVEDAEDAEAEEEDVAETEQAEASEKAKADDDDFDMEDDDADFDIEDEDETVVEDETGEEDDDSPDADRR is encoded by the coding sequence ATGATGAGCATCCGCGTGCGAAACTGGCGTGACCAGGCGCCTTATGTCGGACATATCAGCGCGCTGGTCTGGACGCTGTACCAGTCCCATGACAAAGACGAGACCTCTCCACCGGAAATCAACCGGCTGCACGGCATCAACAGCTTTGTCAAGCACGGTCTGCAGGGCCACCAGCACTCGGACCACCACCAGCACGACGCCATAGAGCAGTTGTATTTCATCCTCCGCGGGCGCGGCCAGTTGCTGATCGGGGACGACAAGGTGGACGTCCGGGACGGCACGGCCGTCTACATGCCCGTCAACGTGCCCCACCAGGCGTTCAACGACGGGGAAGGCTGGATGGAGCACCTGATCGTCAGTTGCCCGCTCGAAGAAATCCGGGAGGGCACGCCCGCGGTGCGGGACTGGCGCGATGTCCATCCGGTCGTACTGGAAGGCGGCACCGTTTCCTGGCCGCTGCTGCGGCGCGAGGAGGATGCCCCGGCCGGAGAAGGCGGCGTGCTCCAGCGCGTGCAAAGCGTGACCCGCTACGCGGTCCAGGGGCGCCAGGGAACCGCCTGGCAGCAATTGGATGGCATCGAACTGGTCCACTACGTACTCAGCGGATATGGCATCGTCGAGGATCTGGACGGGGACCGCCAACTGGTCACGGAAGGTTCCGCGGTTCACGTGCTGCCCGGGGTTGCCCATCGATTCGCCAACCAAAGCGAGGGCTGGCTCGAGTACGTCACGTTCGCGGTCGAAACAGGTGAGGTCGAAGCGCCGGACGAATCCGACGAGTTCGATGAGTCCAAGGAGCCGGTTGTGGAGTACGGCGTGGAAGAAGTCGCCGAGGCCGCCGTGGTGGCGGAAGTCGATTGGGACGACGCCGACACCGTGGAGACCGAAGAGGAAATCGAGGAGGACGGGACCGACGATGAAGCCGACGATGAAGTAGAGTCGGCGCAGTCCGAAGATGAGGATGAGGATGAGGCAGAGGCCGAGGATGAGGCGGAGGTGGCAGTTGAAGCGGCCGTTGACGATGAGGCCGGCGGCGACGGAATAGAAGATGAGGCCGGCGAATCGGCAGTGGCCGACGAAGAGTATGAAGCTGACGAAGCCGACGAGGATATCGAAGTCGTGGAGGAAGGCAACGGCGAAGATGGGGAAGACGCGGAGGAGGTCGGAGCGGAAAGCACTGAGACGACCGATGATAGCGAACCGGAAGCGGCAGTAGAAGACGCCGAGGACGCGGAAGCGGAAGAAGAAGACGTGGCCGAAACGGAACAGGCCGAAGCCTCAGAAAAAGCGAAAGCGGACGACGACGATTTCGACATGGAAGACGACGATGCGGACTTCGATATCGAAGACGAAGATGAAACCGTCGTGGAGGACGAAACAGGGGAGGAGGACGACGATTCCCCTGATGCGGACAGACGTTAA
- a CDS encoding CoA transferase gives MIRALTDCLVVELTTQLPGPYCAMLLADLGAEVIKVEPPGGDPLRGFPPAFTGVNRGKRNIVIDLKKDAGRAVMSRLIGRADVVLEGFRPGVAERLGVDYPAAKRLNPTIVYCAISGFGQEGPYRDRAGHDINYLAIGGLLGRGDPPTVPPVLISDLSSGLYAALAVSAALMRRAATGEGSFIDLSMTDCILSWMALDIAAAAQDPEAARGQFLGNIPHYGIYETSDGRHISLGIVHEDHFWARLCDVMGLDVWRSWPSQKRLERATEIREKLRAVFATASCREWDRRLREADVPCAPIYQLDELPDDPYIQYRNPFYHLVASDRSESRQVRAPYRTDSPESEAPLPPPVKGEHTRSVLSDSGYDDDEIDRLIQHGAVHASRTGE, from the coding sequence ATGATTCGCGCGCTGACCGACTGCCTGGTGGTGGAGTTGACCACGCAACTGCCGGGTCCCTACTGCGCCATGCTGCTGGCCGATCTCGGCGCCGAAGTGATCAAGGTGGAACCGCCCGGCGGGGATCCCCTGCGCGGTTTCCCCCCGGCGTTCACCGGCGTCAACCGAGGCAAGCGGAACATCGTGATCGACCTCAAAAAGGACGCGGGCAGGGCGGTCATGAGCCGCCTGATCGGCCGGGCGGACGTCGTGCTGGAAGGATTCCGGCCGGGTGTGGCCGAACGGCTCGGCGTGGACTACCCCGCGGCGAAACGACTGAACCCCACCATCGTGTACTGCGCTATCTCGGGATTCGGACAGGAAGGCCCGTACCGGGACCGTGCCGGCCACGACATCAACTACCTCGCGATCGGCGGCCTGCTCGGACGCGGCGATCCGCCCACGGTCCCTCCTGTACTGATTTCGGACCTGTCCTCCGGTCTGTACGCCGCGCTGGCCGTTTCCGCCGCGCTCATGCGGCGCGCGGCCACGGGGGAGGGAAGCTTCATCGATCTGTCCATGACCGACTGCATACTGTCCTGGATGGCGCTTGACATCGCCGCGGCTGCGCAGGATCCGGAGGCGGCCCGGGGACAGTTCCTCGGGAACATCCCCCATTACGGGATCTACGAGACCTCGGACGGCCGGCACATCAGCCTCGGGATCGTCCACGAGGACCATTTCTGGGCCCGTCTCTGCGACGTCATGGGACTGGACGTATGGCGGAGCTGGCCTTCGCAGAAAAGGCTGGAACGGGCGACGGAAATCAGGGAGAAACTCCGTGCCGTTTTCGCCACGGCATCCTGCCGGGAATGGGACCGGAGGCTGCGTGAAGCCGACGTGCCATGTGCACCCATTTACCAGCTTGACGAGTTACCGGACGACCCTTATATACAGTATCGAAACCCGTTTTACCATCTCGTCGCTTCCGACCGGTCGGAAAGCCGTCAGGTCAGGGCGCCGTACCGTACGGATTCGCCGGAGTCCGAAGCCCCGCTTCCGCCTCCCGTCAAAGGCGAACATACGCGATCGGTACTTTCGGATTCCGGATACGACGATGACGAGATCGACCGACTGATACAACATGGCGCAGTTCACGCATCCCGAACCGGGGAGTAG
- a CDS encoding AMP-binding protein has translation MTASVSNFAVDIVDRHAREPGRVALRWQYAGGVTTDVTFLDMKIRSEKVAYVLHQHGLRPGQRVFILLPPSTAWWESVLGCMRAGAVAVLGQDASTSQVLKDQINQSRSTLVIASDAVAEVIGRIMGDCGRITHWLSVGWEREGWVDFDRRVSLAPAGFKAVETRGSDPCIVVYDQGSSAIETTHCHGDDGYDLEQLDAWRDGLAIALQETSEHP, from the coding sequence ATGACCGCATCCGTTTCCAATTTCGCCGTGGACATCGTGGACCGGCATGCGCGGGAGCCGGGCCGGGTCGCCCTGCGATGGCAATACGCAGGCGGCGTCACGACGGACGTGACCTTCCTTGACATGAAGATACGCTCCGAGAAGGTCGCCTACGTGCTGCACCAACATGGCTTGCGCCCGGGACAGCGGGTGTTCATCCTGCTACCGCCATCCACGGCCTGGTGGGAGTCCGTACTCGGCTGCATGCGCGCGGGCGCCGTGGCCGTACTGGGCCAGGACGCGTCCACGTCACAGGTGCTGAAGGACCAGATCAACCAGTCCCGGTCCACGCTGGTGATCGCGTCCGACGCCGTTGCGGAGGTGATCGGCCGGATCATGGGCGACTGCGGCCGGATCACCCACTGGCTTTCCGTAGGCTGGGAGCGTGAAGGGTGGGTGGATTTCGACCGCCGCGTCTCCCTCGCGCCGGCCGGCTTCAAGGCGGTGGAAACGCGCGGATCCGATCCGTGCATCGTCGTGTACGACCAGGGATCGTCGGCCATCGAAACCACGCACTGTCACGGCGATGATGGATATGACCTGGAGCAGCTCGATGCGTGGCGCGACGGGCTGGCCATTGCATTGCAAGAAACCTCCGAGCACCCATGA
- a CDS encoding SDR family oxidoreductase produces the protein MILKDRTAIVTGGGQGIGRAICDIFAEEGAAVVVVDINESAAEETALQLNREGHDARTVRADISVAAEISALVDGVVEEYGRVDILVNNAGLALFRSVEACTEEEWDRVMAVNLKGPFLLSKALLPTMIAQQSGAVINLASVAGKTGGVVSGAPYSVSKAGIECLTKSLARELAPHGVRVNAIAPGIIDTALTAHHDPAFVDAIPLGGSKGEPRDVAEAALFLASDRSRHITGEILDVNGGLLMD, from the coding sequence ATGATACTGAAGGACCGTACGGCCATCGTAACCGGCGGCGGGCAGGGCATCGGCCGGGCGATATGCGATATCTTCGCCGAAGAAGGCGCCGCGGTCGTGGTCGTGGATATCAATGAATCCGCCGCCGAGGAGACCGCCCTGCAGCTGAACCGGGAAGGCCATGACGCGCGGACCGTCCGGGCCGACATCTCGGTCGCGGCGGAGATAAGCGCCCTGGTCGACGGGGTCGTCGAGGAGTACGGCCGCGTGGACATTCTCGTGAACAACGCGGGACTGGCCCTGTTCAGGTCGGTGGAAGCGTGCACGGAGGAAGAATGGGACCGGGTGATGGCGGTCAACCTCAAGGGACCGTTCCTGCTGTCAAAGGCCCTGCTGCCCACCATGATCGCCCAGCAATCCGGCGCGGTGATCAACCTGGCCTCGGTCGCGGGGAAGACCGGCGGCGTGGTGTCCGGCGCGCCTTATTCGGTCTCCAAGGCCGGAATCGAGTGTCTGACCAAGTCGCTGGCCCGCGAACTGGCGCCGCACGGGGTCCGGGTCAACGCCATCGCGCCCGGAATCATAGATACCGCCCTGACCGCCCATCACGATCCGGCGTTCGTCGACGCGATCCCCCTGGGCGGCAGCAAAGGGGAACCGCGGGACGTGGCCGAGGCGGCGCTTTTCCTGGCATCAGACCGGTCGCGTCATATCACCGGCGAGATCCTGGACGTCAACGGCGGCCTGTTGATGGACTGA
- a CDS encoding nucleoside hydrolase: MPVRVILDTDTGVDDALAILLAMRSPELRVEAITGVCGNTSLENCVRNIHLTLNVLDARETPVVAPGEDRPLVRELAFAGDIHGEDGLGGVSRQVDADGRRVYPDPDQRPSTEHAVDLITDLAGRYPGELVLVAVGPLTNVARAVMKDPDRMRGLREIIIMGGAFETGGNVSPVAEFNIHADPHAAQIVCDSGIPLVFVPLDVTRQAFLDAGTIDRFAAETGARAVFVRDCTTRYVAFHRQNRGVNGCFLHDPLAVAVAVREDLVTTVPARVDVETAGDLTTGMTVSDLRSDRWGEPNARICTAVDVQAFTRLFEERVLA; the protein is encoded by the coding sequence ATGCCCGTACGCGTAATCCTGGACACCGATACGGGGGTCGACGACGCCCTGGCCATCCTGCTGGCCATGCGGTCGCCCGAGCTTCGCGTCGAGGCCATTACGGGAGTGTGCGGAAACACGTCTCTCGAAAACTGCGTACGCAACATTCACCTCACGCTGAACGTACTCGATGCCCGTGAAACACCGGTCGTGGCCCCGGGCGAGGACCGGCCGCTGGTCCGCGAATTGGCCTTCGCCGGGGATATACACGGCGAGGACGGACTGGGCGGCGTGTCCCGACAGGTGGACGCGGACGGGCGCCGCGTATACCCTGATCCCGACCAGCGGCCGAGTACCGAACACGCCGTCGATCTGATCACGGACCTCGCCGGCCGGTACCCGGGTGAGCTTGTCCTGGTCGCCGTGGGGCCGCTCACTAACGTCGCGCGGGCCGTCATGAAGGATCCGGACCGCATGCGCGGGCTGCGGGAGATCATCATCATGGGCGGCGCCTTCGAGACCGGCGGAAACGTATCTCCAGTGGCGGAGTTCAATATCCACGCCGATCCCCATGCCGCGCAAATCGTCTGCGATTCCGGGATCCCCCTGGTCTTCGTACCCCTGGACGTGACCCGGCAGGCGTTTCTGGATGCGGGAACGATCGACCGTTTCGCCGCTGAGACGGGCGCCAGGGCCGTCTTCGTTCGCGACTGCACGACCCGTTACGTGGCCTTTCACCGGCAGAACAGGGGCGTCAACGGTTGCTTTCTCCACGATCCCCTCGCCGTGGCCGTCGCCGTCCGGGAAGACCTCGTCACGACGGTGCCGGCCAGGGTGGACGTGGAAACCGCCGGCGATTTGACCACGGGCATGACCGTGTCCGATCTTCGTTCCGACCGGTGGGGCGAACCGAACGCGAGGATCTGCACCGCGGTGGACGTCCAGGCATTCACCAGGCTGTTCGAGGAAAGGGTGCTCGCATGA
- a CDS encoding peptidase M14, with protein MYRIFATLVLVMAAACPAIAQEYDVSELQTRAEFSDYDETTRYAEVMSYLRAAVLASDRLHLTEFGYTTEGRTLPLLVYGDVWDASAEEIARTGKTRVFVQANIHAGEVCGKEALLMLIRELASGAYADWADSLVLMMAPIYNADGNERISLYNRPRQHGPVGGMGQRPNAQGFDLNRDHMKLDSPEARSLVWLMDEYDPHVLIDLHTTNGTVHGYHLTYSPPLNPNTDGRIIELLRGRWLPEVRTTVRENYGWEFYYYGNVPRAGSSREPGWYTFDHRPRFNNNYVGLRNRIAILSEAYAYASFEDRIMATLAFVKENVHFAYRNASSIRAILETVDLESVVGRDLAVRSAFARSGEPVEILLGEVDETRNPYTGEVMYLRKEVLRATSMYEYGTFSATETERAPRTYFVPPSLSTVIERLGAHGIWYEELSGPRELALERFRIDASQAAERPFQGRHERTLSGVYEPVVHTLEPGTLVVPVDQKLGRLVYYLLEPRSDDGLVAWALMDDVLEGAEHYPILREPADP; from the coding sequence ATGTACCGAATCTTCGCCACCCTCGTCCTGGTCATGGCGGCCGCTTGCCCCGCCATCGCCCAGGAATATGACGTATCCGAGCTCCAGACGCGCGCCGAGTTCTCCGATTACGACGAGACGACCCGGTATGCGGAGGTCATGTCCTACCTCCGGGCCGCCGTGCTCGCGTCCGACCGGCTTCATCTGACCGAATTCGGCTATACGACGGAAGGCCGGACCCTGCCCCTGCTCGTATACGGCGACGTCTGGGACGCATCCGCGGAGGAAATCGCCCGGACCGGCAAAACGAGGGTGTTCGTCCAGGCGAACATCCACGCCGGAGAGGTGTGCGGCAAGGAAGCCCTGCTTATGCTGATCCGGGAACTGGCCTCCGGAGCGTACGCGGACTGGGCCGATTCCCTGGTGCTGATGATGGCGCCGATCTACAACGCCGACGGCAACGAGCGGATCAGCCTGTACAACCGTCCGCGCCAGCATGGACCCGTGGGGGGCATGGGGCAGCGGCCGAACGCCCAGGGTTTCGACCTGAACCGCGATCACATGAAGCTGGACTCCCCCGAGGCGCGGTCCCTGGTCTGGCTCATGGACGAGTACGATCCCCACGTGCTGATCGATCTCCACACCACGAACGGCACCGTCCACGGCTACCACCTTACCTATTCGCCGCCGCTCAACCCCAATACCGACGGCCGTATTATCGAACTGTTGCGGGGTCGATGGCTGCCCGAGGTGCGAACCACCGTACGTGAGAACTACGGGTGGGAGTTCTATTACTACGGCAACGTGCCCCGGGCCGGGTCGTCCCGTGAACCGGGATGGTACACCTTCGATCACCGGCCCCGGTTCAACAACAACTACGTGGGACTCCGGAACCGAATTGCCATACTGAGTGAAGCCTATGCCTACGCGTCCTTCGAAGACCGGATCATGGCCACCCTGGCCTTCGTGAAGGAGAACGTCCACTTCGCCTACCGGAATGCGTCTTCGATACGCGCGATCCTGGAGACCGTGGACCTGGAATCGGTGGTGGGCCGGGACCTAGCCGTCCGTTCCGCATTCGCCCGGTCCGGTGAACCGGTGGAAATCCTGCTGGGTGAAGTCGATGAGACGCGCAACCCCTACACGGGCGAGGTCATGTATCTCCGGAAGGAAGTCCTCAGGGCGACTTCGATGTACGAATACGGGACATTCTCCGCGACGGAGACGGAGCGCGCGCCCCGGACGTATTTCGTACCCCCCTCCCTGTCCACCGTGATCGAACGGCTCGGTGCCCACGGCATCTGGTACGAGGAACTTTCCGGTCCGCGCGAATTGGCGCTGGAGCGGTTCAGGATTGACGCGTCGCAGGCCGCCGAGCGGCCCTTCCAGGGCAGGCACGAACGGACGCTGTCGGGCGTCTACGAACCCGTGGTCCACACGCTGGAACCCGGCACGCTGGTCGTACCGGTGGATCAGAAGCTGGGCAGGCTGGTATACTACCTGCTGGAACCTCGGTCCGACGACGGCCTGGTCGCGTGGGCGCTGATGGACGATGTGCTCGAAGGCGCGGAGCACTACCCCATACTGCGCGAACCGGCCGACCCATAG
- a CDS encoding VOC family protein, which yields MPVGSKNPLVPGCGTHHVAVQTRDWNASLRLYQEVLGMQPVAEFGPAERRIMLLDAGDGSHIELFQPTNDTPLPGGPSPNDPVTHIALATTDARTAIEHVRSHGYEVTIEPKEVNLGGLEVTVAFFKGPCGEVIEFFQEH from the coding sequence ATGCCGGTAGGCAGCAAAAACCCGTTGGTTCCCGGATGCGGCACGCATCACGTGGCCGTTCAGACGAGGGATTGGAACGCATCGCTGCGGCTGTACCAGGAGGTCCTGGGCATGCAGCCCGTGGCGGAATTCGGCCCCGCCGAACGGAGGATCATGCTCCTCGACGCCGGGGACGGCAGTCACATCGAACTGTTCCAGCCCACGAACGATACCCCTTTGCCGGGCGGCCCCTCGCCCAATGACCCGGTCACCCATATCGCGCTGGCCACGACGGACGCACGGACCGCGATCGAACACGTCCGGTCCCATGGATACGAAGTGACGATCGAACCGAAAGAGGTCAATCTGGGGGGACTGGAAGTGACCGTCGCTTTCTTTAAAGGCCCGTGCGGCGAGGTGATCGAGTTCTTCCAGGAGCATTGA
- the argG gene encoding argininosuccinate synthase → MDLSRLKGRTVGAAVSGGLDSCTVTRWLADHEVDVVCVTADLGQPDEERIDYVAERMMRCGAKDAVIVDAKDELAQAGIEVIQCQAAYEGNYWNTTGIARHITVRTLLPELKKRGIDILSHGATGRGNDQVRFQLVANMIDPSVEVYAPWRDQAFLDDFPGRKEMIDFCEDRELPIQASHEKPYSTDANILGLTHEAGRLESLETPAGFITPGMGVHPREAPDAPERFAVRFEQGVPVRINGDPVTPLSAIETANRIGGRNGIGIGIHTVENRFVGIKSRGVYESPAMTLLGQCYEFLLQLILDRRARRSFDQASEVIAEQIYQGYWYDPATQALRASVDVFNQLATGTIQVGLYKGGVSFVSAEDVPNSLYSETTASMEGVGDFDHKDSEGFLGVLGVSARALKSSGQTSRMR, encoded by the coding sequence ATGGACCTGAGTAGGTTGAAGGGCAGGACCGTCGGCGCCGCGGTATCGGGCGGACTGGACAGTTGTACCGTCACCCGGTGGCTGGCGGATCACGAAGTGGACGTGGTCTGCGTGACCGCCGACCTGGGCCAGCCGGATGAAGAACGCATCGACTACGTCGCCGAACGCATGATGCGGTGCGGCGCGAAAGACGCCGTAATCGTAGACGCGAAGGATGAACTGGCGCAGGCCGGCATCGAGGTCATCCAGTGCCAGGCCGCCTACGAGGGGAACTACTGGAACACGACCGGCATAGCCCGTCACATTACGGTGCGGACCCTGCTGCCCGAGCTCAAGAAGCGCGGCATCGATATCCTCTCCCACGGCGCGACAGGCCGCGGGAACGACCAGGTCAGGTTCCAGCTCGTGGCCAACATGATCGACCCTTCGGTAGAGGTCTACGCCCCCTGGAGGGACCAGGCTTTCCTGGATGATTTTCCCGGACGCAAAGAAATGATCGACTTCTGTGAAGACCGCGAGTTGCCGATACAGGCTTCCCACGAGAAACCCTATTCCACGGACGCGAACATCCTCGGACTGACTCATGAGGCCGGCCGCCTCGAGTCGCTCGAAACCCCAGCCGGTTTCATCACGCCCGGCATGGGCGTCCATCCCCGGGAAGCGCCCGATGCGCCCGAACGGTTTGCCGTCCGCTTCGAACAAGGCGTACCGGTCCGGATTAACGGTGACCCGGTGACGCCGCTGTCGGCCATCGAGACGGCCAACCGGATCGGCGGCAGAAACGGCATCGGGATCGGGATCCACACGGTGGAAAACCGCTTCGTGGGCATCAAGAGCCGGGGCGTCTACGAGTCACCGGCCATGACGCTCCTCGGTCAATGCTACGAGTTCCTGCTGCAGCTCATTCTCGACCGCCGCGCCCGGCGTTCCTTCGACCAGGCCTCGGAAGTCATCGCGGAGCAGATCTACCAGGGCTACTGGTACGATCCCGCCACCCAGGCTTTGCGGGCATCCGTCGACGTGTTCAACCAGCTCGCCACGGGGACCATCCAGGTCGGATTGTACAAGGGCGGCGTGTCCTTCGTTTCGGCCGAGGACGTCCCCAACTCACTCTATTCCGAAACGACGGCTTCCATGGAGGGCGTGGGTGATTTCGACCACAAGGATTCCGAGGGATTCCTGGGCGTGCTGGGGGTCAGCGCACGGGCGCTCAAATCATCCGGTCAGACCAGCCGGATGCGGTAG